From Caldicellulosiruptor hydrothermalis 108, a single genomic window includes:
- a CDS encoding sugar phosphate isomerase/epimerase family protein, which produces MKLGFLTACLPKQSLENLVVWAKNIGFEMLEVACWPVKNTRDYSSTTLDVIKLTRDEAERIKKLFEQNNMQISSLAYYDNNLHPDLVIRKSYHDYLKKVIDAANLLGVKYVGTFVGRNYNKTIKENFDEFEIVFREILEYAKSKNVSIIIENCPMPGWNPNGGWTGTISYSPELWEEMFSRLPYDNFGLNLDPSHLLWLGIDPVSVIKEFKDKIFHVHAKDTQILKDKLNKYSIFGSQIQRKNEWDMGYWVYRMPGRGEIDWKAFLKELKQNGYNFVVSIEHEDPEFEGTEEKVKEGLRLGFEYLKGILNEI; this is translated from the coding sequence ATGAAACTTGGGTTTTTAACAGCCTGCCTTCCAAAACAAAGTCTTGAAAATCTTGTTGTGTGGGCAAAAAATATTGGTTTTGAGATGCTGGAGGTTGCTTGCTGGCCTGTAAAAAATACAAGAGACTACTCTAGCACAACCTTGGATGTTATAAAGCTTACAAGAGACGAAGCAGAAAGAATAAAAAAACTTTTTGAGCAGAACAATATGCAAATTTCTTCTCTTGCATACTATGACAACAACCTGCACCCTGACCTTGTGATAAGAAAATCTTACCATGACTATTTAAAAAAGGTGATTGATGCAGCGAATCTTCTTGGTGTAAAGTATGTTGGCACATTTGTTGGCAGAAACTACAACAAGACTATTAAAGAAAACTTTGATGAGTTTGAGATTGTCTTTAGAGAGATTTTGGAGTATGCAAAGTCAAAAAATGTTTCTATTATAATAGAAAACTGCCCTATGCCAGGCTGGAACCCAAATGGTGGATGGACGGGTACAATCTCATATTCACCTGAACTTTGGGAAGAGATGTTTTCAAGGCTTCCGTATGACAACTTTGGTTTGAACCTTGACCCGTCACACCTTCTTTGGCTTGGTATTGACCCTGTTTCGGTCATAAAAGAATTTAAAGACAAAATATTCCATGTCCATGCAAAGGATACTCAGATTTTGAAAGACAAGCTCAATAAATATTCCATTTTTGGTAGCCAGATTCAAAGAAAAAATGAATGGGATATGGGATATTGGGTGTACAGAATGCCAGGTCGTGGCGAGATTGACTGGAAAGCATTTTTGAAAGAGCTAAAACAAAACGGCTATAACTTTGTTGTAAGCATAGAACATGAAGACCCAGAATTTGAGGGGACTGAAGAAAAAGTAAAAGAGGGACTAAGGCTTGGTTTTGAATATTTAAAGGGCATCTTGAACGAAATTTAG
- a CDS encoding Gfo/Idh/MocA family protein, giving the protein MKKLKLAIIGCGSITRHRHAPEAKQNPDVDLVAVCDRNFDRAKAIAEKFKVENVYDDYEKMLREIKPDAVVVATPNYLHADATIKALKEGAHVLCEKPMATKEDECRMMVETAKEMGKFLMIAHNQRFNEAHKKAKEVIQSGELGKVLSFKTTFGHGGPESWSSDKPDTWFFHKEAASFGAMGDLGVHKIDLMRFLLGEEFVEAAAFVTTLSKKYPNGQPIDVDDNAVCILKTQSGAIGTLTASWTYPGSEDNSTVIYCEKGSITLYADPKFSMIIRYANGQKAYFELDTMQTNERQTKSGVLDEFIDCILTNTPPKISGEEGLKTMKVVFACFESAKTGRIVRIDY; this is encoded by the coding sequence TTGAAAAAGCTAAAACTTGCTATAATCGGATGCGGTTCAATCACAAGGCACAGGCATGCGCCGGAGGCAAAGCAAAATCCCGATGTTGATCTTGTTGCTGTATGTGACAGAAATTTTGACCGTGCAAAAGCCATTGCTGAAAAGTTTAAAGTTGAAAATGTCTATGATGATTATGAAAAGATGCTAAGAGAAATAAAACCTGATGCAGTAGTGGTTGCAACGCCAAATTATCTTCATGCTGATGCTACTATAAAAGCTTTAAAAGAGGGTGCTCATGTTCTTTGTGAAAAGCCAATGGCAACAAAAGAAGATGAGTGCAGAATGATGGTAGAGACTGCAAAAGAGATGGGCAAGTTTTTGATGATTGCTCACAACCAGAGGTTCAATGAAGCCCACAAAAAGGCAAAAGAGGTAATACAAAGCGGTGAGCTTGGGAAAGTGCTGAGTTTTAAAACAACCTTTGGTCATGGCGGACCTGAGAGCTGGAGCTCAGACAAGCCCGATACATGGTTTTTCCACAAAGAAGCAGCAAGCTTTGGAGCTATGGGCGACCTTGGCGTTCACAAGATTGACCTTATGAGATTTTTGCTTGGTGAGGAGTTTGTTGAAGCAGCTGCGTTTGTTACAACTCTTTCCAAGAAGTATCCAAATGGTCAGCCAATTGACGTTGACGACAATGCAGTCTGCATTTTAAAGACACAGAGCGGCGCGATTGGGACTTTAACTGCTTCATGGACTTACCCGGGAAGTGAGGATAACTCAACTGTAATCTACTGTGAGAAAGGTTCAATTACACTTTACGCAGACCCGAAATTTTCGATGATAATAAGATATGCAAACGGTCAAAAAGCATATTTTGAGCTTGACACAATGCAGACAAATGAAAGACAAACAAAATCAGGTGTTTTAGACGAATTTATTGATTGTATCTTGACAAACACACCACCCAAAATTTCTGGGGAAGAAGGCTTAAAGACCATGAAGGTTGTGTTTGCATGTTTTGAGTCAGCAAAGACTGGCAGAATTGTAAGGATTGATTATTAA
- a CDS encoding LacI family DNA-binding transcriptional regulator, producing MPTVKDVAQRAGVSVATVSRVLNNSEKVSEQTRQKVLKAIEELGFKPNLLARNFRKDKSNLILVILPTIANAYFARVVKGIEDTARKNGYGILLCTTQNSPEIAAEYLKLIEKKQVDGAIIASAKIEIDFCKDLDTRRIVQACEFYPFLDTSFVTIDHKRAFYDVVDYLIKKGKKNILCAIGNEDIPSEFERKEGYRKALEENGLQFREENVIRCSYGWTELYEKLKNLCCLKKYDAIACSSDLMAVGAIKAAKALGLKVPDEFSVTGFDNIMMSRLYEPSITTVAQPMYSIGEKAAQILIDTLESPGAFEKQKIILPHELKTRESA from the coding sequence ATGCCAACAGTCAAAGATGTTGCCCAAAGAGCTGGTGTTTCTGTTGCAACAGTTTCAAGGGTGCTGAATAATTCAGAAAAGGTCTCTGAACAAACGCGACAGAAGGTTTTAAAGGCGATAGAAGAACTGGGATTTAAGCCTAATCTTCTTGCAAGAAACTTCCGAAAAGACAAGTCGAATCTGATATTAGTTATACTTCCTACAATTGCTAATGCATACTTTGCGCGTGTTGTTAAAGGTATTGAGGATACTGCTCGAAAAAATGGTTATGGAATACTTCTTTGCACAACACAAAACAGCCCTGAGATTGCAGCTGAGTATTTAAAACTTATAGAAAAAAAACAGGTTGATGGGGCGATAATTGCATCTGCAAAGATTGAGATTGATTTTTGCAAAGATCTTGATACAAGAAGGATTGTTCAGGCATGCGAGTTTTATCCTTTTTTGGACACTTCATTTGTGACAATAGACCACAAAAGAGCGTTTTATGACGTTGTAGACTACCTTATAAAAAAAGGCAAAAAAAATATTCTATGCGCAATTGGAAACGAAGACATCCCCTCTGAGTTTGAAAGGAAAGAAGGATACAGAAAAGCTCTTGAAGAAAATGGACTTCAGTTTAGAGAAGAGAATGTCATAAGATGCAGCTATGGCTGGACAGAGCTTTATGAGAAACTAAAAAATCTTTGTTGTCTTAAAAAATACGATGCAATTGCCTGCTCTTCAGATTTGATGGCAGTTGGGGCAATAAAGGCTGCCAAAGCTCTGGGGCTTAAAGTCCCTGATGAGTTTTCTGTGACAGGTTTTGACAATATCATGATGTCAAGATTGTATGAGCCTTCAATCACAACAGTTGCACAGCCTATGTATTCAATAGGCGAGAAGGCAGCCCAGATTTTAATTGATACACTTGAAAGTCCAGGTGCTTTTGAAAAACAAAAAATAATACTTCCTCATGAGCTCAAGACAAGAGAGTCTGCCTGA
- a CDS encoding MFS transporter: MTRIKAQLQQMVLAFKEINPNAKKILFFEPIFTIPYAMFIIYSSLYMTRVGVKDYQIGLLSTVLNLVMLITSPFAGLLVNKFGRKKVLLIGDFLSWCVYAYIFFFAKDFTWFLIATVFNGLMRIPELAWRLLLMEDATENERVAIYSVTVFVWNMGNLFAPLMGVLVARFGLVPATKWTVLAFGILVNILIVVRHLVTSESSVGQKLVQENSDSNNNGFSEWFDSLKYMFRNRQLLLIVLVTIFGNVALIFRDTYKNIYLSEALHYPDSIISVFPTLWSAVALIFVIFLIPNLKEQKHDTVLFWGMLLITVSNALILVAPPGTFGFILMIIVTVLGSIGAAVYYSFVDAILANSVDDARRAHVLSITMFLISLFSMPVGAIAGQCYTFSKSLPFVLATIFTLLCTVLIFFKVRIRRAQERQ, from the coding sequence ATGACAAGGATCAAGGCACAGCTGCAGCAGATGGTTTTAGCATTCAAAGAGATAAATCCAAACGCTAAAAAGATCCTATTTTTTGAGCCCATTTTCACTATTCCATATGCCATGTTTATCATCTACTCCTCACTTTACATGACAAGAGTGGGAGTAAAGGATTACCAGATAGGACTGCTGTCAACAGTGCTGAATTTGGTGATGCTTATCACATCACCCTTTGCAGGACTGCTTGTAAACAAATTTGGACGCAAAAAGGTTTTGCTTATTGGCGATTTTCTGTCGTGGTGCGTGTATGCATATATATTTTTCTTTGCCAAGGATTTTACATGGTTTTTAATTGCTACCGTCTTTAACGGACTTATGAGAATTCCTGAGCTTGCATGGCGACTTCTTTTAATGGAAGATGCAACCGAAAACGAAAGAGTAGCAATCTATTCTGTGACTGTATTTGTGTGGAATATGGGTAACCTTTTTGCACCTTTAATGGGCGTTCTTGTTGCAAGGTTTGGCTTGGTACCTGCAACTAAATGGACAGTCCTTGCGTTTGGTATTCTGGTAAATATACTCATTGTGGTAAGACATCTTGTGACATCTGAGAGCTCTGTGGGTCAAAAGCTTGTGCAGGAAAATTCTGATAGCAATAATAATGGTTTTTCTGAGTGGTTTGACAGTTTAAAGTATATGTTCAGAAACAGGCAACTTCTACTGATTGTACTTGTCACCATATTTGGCAACGTTGCCCTGATATTCAGAGACACATATAAAAATATATACTTGAGTGAAGCTTTGCATTATCCAGATAGCATAATTTCGGTGTTTCCTACGCTATGGAGTGCGGTGGCACTTATATTTGTAATATTTTTAATCCCGAATCTGAAAGAACAAAAACATGACACTGTCCTTTTTTGGGGAATGCTTTTAATTACTGTCTCGAATGCTTTAATTTTGGTTGCCCCACCCGGAACGTTTGGTTTTATTTTGATGATAATTGTAACAGTACTTGGCAGCATAGGAGCTGCAGTATATTATTCTTTTGTTGATGCTATCTTGGCAAATTCTGTTGATGATGCTAGAAGAGCGCATGTCCTGTCAATTACAATGTTTTTGATTTCTCTTTTTTCAATGCCTGTTGGTGCAATAGCCGGGCAGTGTTATACCTTTTCAAAGAGTTTGCCTTTTGTACTTGCTACAATCTTTACCCTTTTGTGCACAGTTTTGATTTTCTTCAAGGTAAGAATAAGAAGAGCCCAAGAAAGACAGTAG
- a CDS encoding anaerobic ribonucleoside-triphosphate reductase activating protein, with amino-acid sequence MLVDFMKISTVDYPKKIAATCFFGGCNFSCPFCYNSDLVNFKGSFMDDSIFFEYLDKRKGIVDAVCITGGEPTLNEEYLTEFIKKIKNRSLLVKLDTNGSRPEVLQRLLDAGLLDYVAMDVKAPLEKYPQITGFSDVDKIRRSIEILKNSNIDYEFRTTVNKNLHTVEDILNIARLLKDSRLYVIKPYKYTPEVLDEKISGNKDLEMEYLQEIYNRAKQEGIDNIKIGGKV; translated from the coding sequence ATGCTTGTTGATTTTATGAAAATATCAACCGTTGACTATCCAAAAAAAATTGCAGCTACTTGTTTTTTCGGTGGCTGCAATTTTTCGTGCCCTTTTTGCTACAACTCAGATCTTGTGAATTTCAAAGGAAGCTTTATGGATGATAGCATCTTTTTTGAATATTTGGACAAAAGAAAAGGCATAGTTGACGCTGTCTGTATTACAGGTGGAGAGCCAACTTTGAATGAAGAGTATTTAACTGAGTTTATAAAGAAAATAAAAAATCGTTCATTACTTGTCAAACTTGACACAAATGGTTCAAGACCGGAGGTTTTACAAAGGCTTTTAGATGCTGGTCTTCTTGACTATGTCGCAATGGACGTAAAAGCCCCGCTTGAAAAGTACCCCCAGATCACAGGTTTTTCTGACGTTGACAAAATCAGAAGATCAATAGAGATATTGAAAAATTCAAATATTGATTATGAATTCAGAACAACAGTGAACAAAAACCTTCATACAGTTGAGGATATATTAAATATTGCAAGGCTTTTAAAAGATAGCAGACTTTATGTCATAAAACCTTATAAATACACACCTGAAGTTTTAGATGAAAAAATAAGCGGAAATAAGGATTTGGAGATGGAGTACTTGCAGGAGATTTATAATCGGGCAAAACAGGAAGGTATCGACAACATCAAAATTGGTGGCAAAGTCTGA
- a CDS encoding UvrD-helicase domain-containing protein, translated as MVEKMGNIIIYSASAGCGKTENIANLYIDIINSKKATPNEIVCITYTEKAARELKSRIISKAKQRGLDLLTISKIQNSHIKTIHSFCMYLLRFYWAWARVDANFKIVPDQNRLMLKLIDNYLSVFPATLGRLPQEKFFIEEYLHYIENIAQEFNNSSKYINKAYHLESETFYIFDHLSDSLNSMFLKELTYDLVLQRTFELLNIPEVNKDIKTRFKYLIVDEFQDSNFLQKSIFENIAENIYYIGDKKQSIYRFQGAEPEVFDEAIENCSQVLELCENFRTNSELGKKIDKVASILFPNYKPLSYKHQADGFLKIVEIVNETKEDIIRNEAIYVAKKIKEMVEDGVKISVGGKPERRLKYSDFAVLSRKIQNIAHIYKKVFEDYEIPLDINFKRGLSEQKEIVPLLGFLEILQYPNKKSGYLRLLANDIFKVDRFTLLFCEMSKIECYVPEDVLKFIAKQRDNLFVKKISEILYEFEDMFEYSYKVYKYFGKAAYENVRLFYDLAEESNSFSLEDLLNFINNQGEKMSGYSALDDSVVLISIHSAKGLSFPIVFLVGLCESTGYFSGRSPKLRGSYDTSTKEYIIAPFWMEKEYTRIKNISKQQEKEELKRLFYVALTRPMAGLFMINSTVKEAIKKRGGAKSFGEEIGFNYILTKAEEIGIEKEVVRIKEAEKTSQDFDSSSENNNISYALPSIILPDEFENRFKILSPSHIMDFKRCPAMFSLKYIMGLPVFDEQSSKEEIQQNAKALGTTVHRVLELTKIKDIDDINNLESNISLAVLENDFEDKELVRKLVFNFFKSSFIREIKGKVIKEESELRFYYKLGSQMIYGIIDKVYHLENKIFLIDFKTNLNFDDKKFESYIPQLCIYTQAIRQREPQKDIMSSIFWLREGKSFDYIPETEHIEEVKEVIGRIRNIKSKKDILMLIEEYTKGNCSGCEYEFYCKDEQNIKLIRKKLE; from the coding sequence ATGGTTGAAAAAATGGGCAATATAATTATTTATAGCGCTTCAGCTGGCTGTGGCAAGACAGAAAATATCGCAAATCTTTATATAGACATCATAAATTCTAAGAAAGCTACCCCAAATGAAATTGTCTGCATAACGTATACAGAAAAGGCAGCAAGAGAGCTTAAGAGCAGAATCATCTCAAAAGCAAAGCAAAGAGGGCTTGATTTGCTTACAATTTCAAAGATTCAAAATTCCCATATTAAGACCATACACTCATTTTGTATGTATCTTTTAAGATTTTACTGGGCATGGGCAAGGGTTGATGCAAACTTTAAAATTGTTCCTGACCAGAATAGACTCATGCTAAAACTCATAGACAATTATCTTTCAGTTTTTCCTGCAACATTGGGGAGATTGCCTCAGGAGAAGTTTTTTATAGAAGAATATCTTCACTATATTGAAAATATAGCACAGGAATTTAACAATTCGTCAAAATATATCAACAAAGCTTATCACCTTGAAAGTGAAACTTTTTATATTTTTGATCATCTATCAGACAGTTTAAATAGCATGTTTTTAAAAGAACTTACATACGATTTGGTCTTGCAGAGAACCTTTGAACTTTTAAACATTCCAGAAGTAAATAAAGATATAAAAACCAGATTTAAATACTTAATTGTTGACGAGTTTCAAGACTCAAACTTTTTACAAAAATCAATTTTTGAGAATATAGCTGAAAACATTTATTACATCGGAGACAAAAAACAGTCCATTTACCGTTTTCAGGGTGCGGAGCCAGAGGTGTTTGATGAAGCTATAGAAAACTGCAGCCAGGTTTTAGAGCTTTGTGAAAACTTTAGAACAAACTCAGAGCTTGGCAAAAAGATTGACAAGGTTGCATCTATACTTTTTCCCAATTACAAACCACTTTCTTATAAACATCAGGCTGACGGATTTTTAAAGATAGTTGAAATTGTAAATGAAACAAAAGAAGATATTATTCGAAATGAAGCTATATATGTTGCTAAAAAGATAAAAGAGATGGTTGAAGATGGTGTTAAGATTAGTGTAGGTGGAAAACCAGAAAGAAGGCTAAAATATTCTGATTTTGCCGTGCTATCGCGCAAGATTCAAAACATTGCTCATATATACAAGAAAGTGTTTGAGGATTATGAAATTCCCCTTGATATAAACTTTAAAAGAGGACTTTCAGAACAAAAAGAGATAGTACCGCTTTTAGGTTTTCTTGAGATTTTACAATATCCGAACAAAAAATCAGGGTACTTGAGACTTCTTGCAAATGACATATTTAAAGTGGACAGATTCACGCTTCTTTTTTGCGAGATGAGCAAAATAGAATGTTATGTTCCAGAAGATGTTTTAAAGTTCATTGCAAAACAGCGTGATAACCTGTTTGTAAAAAAGATTTCAGAGATTTTATATGAGTTTGAAGATATGTTTGAGTACAGTTACAAAGTCTATAAATATTTTGGGAAGGCGGCATATGAAAACGTCAGGCTTTTTTACGACTTGGCAGAAGAGAGCAATAGCTTTTCATTAGAAGACCTTTTAAATTTTATTAACAATCAGGGTGAAAAGATGTCAGGTTATTCTGCACTTGATGACAGTGTTGTGCTCATAAGTATCCATTCAGCAAAAGGGCTCAGTTTTCCAATAGTGTTTTTGGTCGGACTTTGCGAAAGTACAGGGTACTTTTCGGGCAGAAGTCCAAAACTGAGAGGTTCTTATGATACAAGCACGAAAGAATATATAATTGCTCCTTTCTGGATGGAAAAAGAATATACAAGAATAAAGAATATATCAAAGCAGCAAGAAAAAGAGGAGCTTAAAAGGCTTTTTTATGTTGCCTTAACAAGACCAATGGCAGGACTTTTTATGATAAATTCAACGGTAAAAGAAGCTATAAAAAAAAGAGGGGGAGCAAAGTCGTTTGGTGAAGAGATAGGTTTTAATTACATCCTCACAAAAGCAGAGGAGATTGGAATTGAAAAGGAAGTTGTAAGAATAAAAGAGGCAGAAAAAACGTCGCAGGATTTTGACTCAAGTTCAGAAAATAACAACATATCTTATGCTTTGCCATCTATAATTTTGCCAGATGAATTTGAAAATAGATTTAAAATTTTATCGCCTTCGCACATAATGGATTTTAAAAGATGTCCTGCCATGTTTTCGCTAAAGTATATAATGGGTCTTCCAGTTTTTGATGAGCAAAGCTCAAAAGAGGAGATACAGCAAAATGCAAAAGCGCTTGGCACAACTGTCCACAGAGTTTTGGAGCTAACAAAAATAAAAGATATTGATGATATTAATAATCTTGAGAGTAACATTTCTTTAGCTGTGCTTGAGAACGATTTTGAAGATAAAGAACTTGTAAGAAAACTTGTTTTTAACTTTTTTAAAAGCAGTTTTATCAGAGAAATAAAGGGTAAGGTAATAAAAGAAGAAAGCGAACTTCGTTTTTATTACAAGCTTGGAAGTCAAATGATATATGGAATAATCGATAAGGTGTATCATCTTGAGAATAAAATTTTTCTCATTGATTTTAAAACAAATCTTAACTTTGATGATAAAAAGTTTGAAAGCTATATTCCGCAACTTTGCATTTATACACAGGCAATAAGACAAAGAGAGCCACAGAAAGATATCATGTCTTCAATCTTTTGGCTAAGAGAAGGTAAAAGTTTTGATTACATTCCAGAAACGGAACACATTGAAGAGGTAAAAGAGGTAATTGGGAGGATAAGAAATATCAAAAGTAAAAAAGACATTCTTATGTTAATAGAAGAGTATACCAAAGGCAATTGTAGCGGATGTGAATATGAATTTTACTGCAAGGATGAGCAAAATATTAAATTGATAAGGAAAAAGCTTGAATAG
- a CDS encoding 3'-5' exonuclease: protein MKKAYLLQKLNLSLLDDAKPDELIILPRRFVINKLKEKLVEKNGVLFDIDIFTFDDLITPGKNEVLKTRKVITRDQEVLIIFQLLKSIFKGKTSFEDVLTYEFTNQVIYLLNLMFLESKEYSQKTFEVADNYSFLKELFGKYKEYLAQNNLVNFSYLQDLAIKFFEEHRLELKNYSAAKIAFFPDFRCDQKRILKLIAEKITDIEVFMPFFDDIEICKETAKFLESLGFDMVFDMEEKNSRWGLNLEYPELKVFSYPNIILEINALVKEIKKDIAEKKIDFDKIAVVVPSVERYKDALMQTFSEEMLPVNLSCQKSLIEFGFIKFALELLEFLGGEFDKKNFERIISHRFLNTEKADFEILFSKIKNVSILELEQIEIVLEELEFFANLYAFDDVIENLTKIWRVFNRLKRIKNEYDKLPKSFNSWFENTRKVFEKLGVTKHAEFVNDIEFVKAFYYLNEIFKKSKEDFKEFDSEFTFEEFLDIFKTILSQKMVDTSINILNGIDVISLQDALGGCFQKVYLIGLSDDILPRSRSEGFLMNMRLKEELMLDEIKDFDYIFQKDLIYFRSIINSYNIYMSYPRYYQTQVDKSPFLELEDIKEVSIYRGYIPSDNQLTYREYKFLKNSNEKSFEKTCTCNNIPQINRIKDRELIEYQSCPLKFAFKKFGVDEKEKEEKHFISNLQLLFSCIQKILSSKTPQETLDFLLSNIRYTHNESVKKFAALDILQISLEIVEKMNEYGVIEFIPQNIKDKVFVIRKMFEGVELQLFPNFVVKIDNQEICGFVKTKVSSEKEIDKIWIANCIFELDKVAAIYLFEKPRFVIHEKTNESLDKLTQEILSGLKEGIHKLGEIETYKKAQTVKNCFSCEYSHVCLLF from the coding sequence ATGAAAAAAGCATACCTTTTACAAAAACTTAATTTAAGCCTTCTTGATGATGCAAAGCCTGATGAACTTATAATTCTTCCGCGTCGATTTGTTATAAATAAGCTCAAAGAAAAGCTTGTTGAAAAAAACGGAGTTCTTTTTGATATTGATATATTTACATTTGATGATTTAATAACCCCTGGCAAAAATGAGGTGCTAAAGACACGGAAGGTAATCACAAGGGATCAAGAAGTTTTAATTATATTTCAACTTCTCAAAAGCATTTTCAAAGGAAAGACAAGTTTTGAAGATGTTTTGACATACGAGTTTACAAATCAGGTCATATACCTTTTGAATTTAATGTTTTTGGAGTCGAAAGAATATTCGCAAAAAACTTTTGAAGTAGCTGATAATTATAGTTTTTTAAAAGAACTTTTTGGAAAATACAAGGAATACCTTGCCCAAAACAACCTTGTGAACTTTTCCTACCTTCAGGATTTGGCTATAAAATTTTTTGAAGAACACAGACTTGAACTTAAAAACTATAGTGCTGCCAAGATAGCATTTTTCCCAGATTTTAGATGCGACCAAAAAAGAATACTAAAGCTTATCGCAGAGAAAATAACTGATATAGAAGTTTTTATGCCGTTTTTTGATGATATTGAGATTTGCAAAGAGACTGCCAAGTTTTTAGAATCGCTTGGATTTGACATGGTGTTTGATATGGAAGAGAAAAATTCAAGATGGGGTTTAAATTTGGAATATCCTGAGCTTAAAGTATTTTCTTATCCAAATATAATCCTTGAAATAAACGCTCTTGTAAAAGAAATCAAAAAAGATATAGCTGAAAAGAAAATAGATTTTGACAAGATAGCCGTTGTTGTGCCAAGTGTGGAAAGATATAAAGATGCTCTTATGCAGACTTTTTCCGAGGAGATGTTACCTGTAAACTTGAGCTGTCAGAAAAGTCTTATAGAATTTGGATTTATAAAATTTGCTTTAGAGCTTTTAGAGTTTTTAGGTGGAGAATTTGATAAAAAGAATTTTGAACGGATAATATCGCATAGATTTTTGAACACAGAAAAGGCAGACTTTGAGATTTTGTTTTCTAAGATAAAAAATGTTAGCATTTTAGAACTTGAGCAAATAGAAATAGTTCTTGAAGAGTTAGAGTTTTTTGCTAATCTGTATGCCTTTGACGATGTGATTGAAAACCTCACTAAAATTTGGAGGGTTTTTAATAGACTCAAGAGAATAAAAAATGAATATGATAAGTTACCAAAATCGTTTAATAGCTGGTTTGAAAATACAAGAAAGGTTTTTGAAAAATTAGGTGTAACAAAGCATGCAGAATTTGTAAATGACATTGAATTTGTGAAAGCATTTTATTATTTAAATGAGATTTTCAAAAAAAGCAAAGAAGATTTTAAAGAGTTTGACTCTGAATTTACTTTTGAAGAATTTTTAGATATTTTTAAGACTATTCTTTCTCAAAAGATGGTTGATACATCGATTAATATCTTAAATGGAATTGACGTTATAAGTCTTCAGGATGCTTTAGGTGGCTGTTTTCAAAAGGTCTATCTAATTGGGCTTTCGGACGATATTTTACCGCGTTCAAGGTCTGAGGGATTTTTGATGAACATGAGATTAAAAGAAGAGCTCATGCTTGATGAGATAAAAGATTTTGACTACATATTCCAAAAAGACCTTATATATTTTAGAAGTATTATAAACTCTTATAATATATATATGTCATATCCACGTTATTATCAAACACAAGTTGACAAAAGCCCATTTTTGGAGTTAGAAGATATTAAAGAAGTTTCAATTTATAGGGGCTATATACCAAGTGATAATCAACTGACATATAGAGAATATAAATTTTTAAAAAATTCAAATGAGAAAAGTTTTGAAAAAACTTGCACGTGCAATAATATTCCGCAAATTAATAGAATAAAAGACAGAGAGCTAATTGAATATCAGAGCTGTCCTTTAAAATTTGCCTTCAAAAAATTTGGTGTTGATGAGAAGGAGAAAGAAGAAAAGCATTTTATTTCGAACCTGCAGCTTTTGTTTTCATGTATTCAAAAGATACTTTCTTCAAAAACACCGCAGGAAACACTTGATTTTTTGCTTTCAAATATTCGCTATACGCACAACGAATCAGTTAAAAAATTTGCAGCATTAGATATTTTGCAAATATCTCTTGAAATTGTTGAGAAAATGAATGAATACGGGGTTATAGAGTTTATTCCTCAAAATATTAAAGACAAGGTATTTGTAATAAGAAAGATGTTTGAAGGAGTTGAACTTCAACTCTTTCCTAATTTTGTTGTGAAAATTGATAACCAAGAAATATGCGGTTTTGTAAAAACAAAAGTTTCATCCGAAAAAGAAATTGATAAGATTTGGATTGCTAATTGCATCTTTGAGCTGGACAAAGTTGCTGCTATATATCTTTTTGAAAAACCGCGATTTGTGATTCATGAAAAGACAAATGAGTCTTTGGATAAGCTAACTCAAGAGATTTTAAGTGGACTAAAAGAAGGGATTCATAAACTTGGTGAAATTGAAACTTATAAAAAGGCACAGACAGTTAAAAACTGTTTTTCTTGCGAATATAGCCATGTTTGTCTATTATTTTAA